In Sorangium aterium, the genomic stretch TGATCCTGGGGCGCACGAACGTCTCGCAGCTGCTCCTGTACAACGAGGCGCGCAACCCGCTCTTCGGGCAGACGGCGAACCCGTGGAGCCTCGATCACAGCCCGGGCGGCTCGTCCGGCGGCGAGGCGGCCGCCATCGCGGCGGGGATGTCGCCGCTCGGCATCGGGACGGACATCGGCGGCAGCATCCGCGTCCCCGCGCACTGCTGCGGCATCGTCGGCCTCAAGCCCACGCTCGATCGCTGGACCAACAAGGGGAGCAACACGGCGCTCCTCGGGCAGGAGGCGATCCGCGCGCAGATCGGACCGATGGCCAGGAGCGCCCGCGACGTCGCGCTCGTCATGTCCGAGCTCGATCCCGCGTCGATGGCGGAGCTCGACGTGCGCGTGCCGCCGCTCCCGATGGTCGAGCCGGCGAGCGTCGAGGTGGCGCGCCTGCGCGTCGGGTTCTACTGCGACGACGGGCTGGTCCCGCCCTCGACCGCCGTCGCCCGCGCCGTCGCGAAGGCGGCGTCGGCCCTGCGCGCGCGGGGCGCGACGGTCGTGCCGTTCACGCCGCCCGGGATCCCCGACGCGGTCTACGCGTATTTTGCGGCGCTCTCGGCGGACGGCGGCGCGACGGCGCTGTCGCTCCTCGACGCCGGCGAGGACGGCAGCGAGCGGACGGACATCGACGTCTCGCTCCGCTCGCTCCGCACGATGGCCTCGCTCCCGCCGTTCGCGCGCCGCGCCGCCGCGCGCGTCGCTGGCCTCGCGGGCGAGCGGCGGCTCCAGCGCCTCCTCGAGGTCACCGGGCCGAAGTCGGTCTCGGAGTTCTGGCGCACCACGCACGCCCTGCGCGAGGCGCGCGCCGCGATCGCGTCGGCGATGCGCGCCGAAGCGCTCGACCTGCTGCTCTGCCCGCCGTACGCCACGCCGGCCTTGCCGCACACCGCGTCGCGCGACTTCGTCCTCGCGGGCAGCGCCGCGATGCTCTGGAACCTCACGCAGTTCCCGGCCGGCGTCGTCCCCGTGACCCGCGTGCGGCCCGAGGAGGCGCGTCGCGAGCGGCCGCGCGACCGGCTGGAGAAGCGGGCCGCCGAGATCGATGCGAAGAGCGTCGGGCTGCCCGTCGGGGTGCAGGTGGTCGGCTTCCCCTTCAGCGAACACCTGGTGATGGCCGCCATGATCGCCATCGAGGACGAGCTCGCCGGCGAGACCGATCGGCCCGTCACGCCTGTCTCACCGCCCTCGCTCGCCGGATGACGCGGCGAACGCCGGGAGCCGGCTGACCAGGACGACACCGGAACTCGATGATGCCGCCGCGCGGCCGCTGTCCGGCGCGTTCACAGTCGACAGAAGCTGAAGCCCTACAAAGCCGAAAGGTCCGCCGGAGAACTCTCCGCCGGACCAGTCGGGGCGAGTGGATTCGAACCACCGACCCCTTGACCCCCAGTCAAGTGCGCTAACCAGGCTGCGCTACGCCCCGAGCCACTCCGCCGCCTCGTTTCGCTGCGGAGCGAGGGCGCACCGTAGTCGAAGCCTTGGGAATTGCAAGGGGATCGCACCGAGGATCGCAGACTCGCTCCAGACGGGGCGTTTGGCCGGCTGCAGCGGGGCGCGTGGCGCGGATCGCACGGCGAGAACGCCGGGGCTCTCCGCGCGACGCCGCGGGCGCGCGATCCGAGCGGCGCGGTCAGATGCTGCGGAGCGCGGCCGCGAGGCTCTGCGCGGTGCCTTCCGCGACCAGGATCCCGTCGTCGCTCCTGGACCATGCGACCACGTCGCCCGCGTCGCAGGCGATGACGGGCACGCCGAGCGCGCGCGCCTCGCGGATCACCGTGGGGGCGGCCTCGTGCGATGAAGGGTGCAGCAGCACGTCTGCTGCGCCGATCCACGCGAGCGCTTCCCTCCGCGGGAGCATGCCGGTGAAGCGCACCGCCGCGCTGCCCTCGCTGGTCGCCGTGACGCCCGCGCCGCGTGAGCTCCCTGCGTCGAGGTCGCCGCCGCTCGCGAGGCGCTCGAGCGCGCCGCGCTCCGGACCGTCTCCGACGACGACGAGGCGCAACCCGGGGCCCGCAGCGCGCACCGCCTCGATCGCGAGCTCGACCCGCTTCGTCGGGATCAGCCGGCACGCGACGACGGCGAGGCGCTCGCCGGGGCCCTTCACGATCTCGCGACGGAGCGCGGCAGCGCGCCCGGCGACTGGCGGCAGATCGAACACGGGGGGCTCGACGCGCGAGGCGAGGTGCAGCGCGCGAGCCTGCTCCGGGGCGAGCGAGCCTGCGAGCGCATCGCGCAGCGCGCGCGCGGCGAAGACGAAGCGCGCGTCGCGCCGGAGGAGCGCGCTCACCACCGCGGCGCGAGCCGCGCGCGGCGCGCGGAGCAGGAGCCGGACGTCGGCGCCGTGCGCGTGCACCTCGAGCGGCGTGCGCGGCAGGGCGAGCAGGAGCGGCCACGCGCACGGGATGATCCAGTGCGCCACCGCGCGGTCGACCGGCCCGATCTCACGGAGCCGATCGAGCACGCCGGCCGCGAACGGCGCCGCGTAGAGCAGCCGGAGCGGCGACTCGCGCGCGCGGGTCACGGCGCCGGGCCACGAGAACAGCGCGCCCCCGCCTGCATGATGGACGACGAGCCGGCCCTCTCGAGAAGGCGGATCGAGGACCGAGCCCCCGGCGGCGATCA encodes the following:
- a CDS encoding amidase; the encoded protein is MSASTDPTHLSVTVLAALLAAREISSEELTRAHLARIDALEPRLHAFTQVLHDEALAAARGLDEERRRGDIRGPLHGLPITVKESLDMAGMASTLGVASRRGHRATSDATVTALLRRAGAVILGRTNVSQLLLYNEARNPLFGQTANPWSLDHSPGGSSGGEAAAIAAGMSPLGIGTDIGGSIRVPAHCCGIVGLKPTLDRWTNKGSNTALLGQEAIRAQIGPMARSARDVALVMSELDPASMAELDVRVPPLPMVEPASVEVARLRVGFYCDDGLVPPSTAVARAVAKAASALRARGATVVPFTPPGIPDAVYAYFAALSADGGATALSLLDAGEDGSERTDIDVSLRSLRTMASLPPFARRAAARVAGLAGERRLQRLLEVTGPKSVSEFWRTTHALREARAAIASAMRAEALDLLLCPPYATPALPHTASRDFVLAGSAAMLWNLTQFPAGVVPVTRVRPEEARRERPRDRLEKRAAEIDAKSVGLPVGVQVVGFPFSEHLVMAAMIAIEDELAGETDRPVTPVSPPSLAG
- a CDS encoding glycosyltransferase; translated protein: MRAVVLTTSYPVSDEDPSGHFVRSSAEALTRSGDEVHVIAAGGSVLDPPSREGRLVVHHAGGGALFSWPGAVTRARESPLRLLYAAPFAAGVLDRLREIGPVDRAVAHWIIPCAWPLLLALPRTPLEVHAHGADVRLLLRAPRAARAAVVSALLRRDARFVFAARALRDALAGSLAPEQARALHLASRVEPPVFDLPPVAGRAAALRREIVKGPGERLAVVACRLIPTKRVELAIEAVRAAGPGLRLVVVGDGPERGALERLASGGDLDAGSSRGAGVTATSEGSAAVRFTGMLPRREALAWIGAADVLLHPSSHEAAPTVIREARALGVPVIACDAGDVVAWSRSDDGILVAEGTAQSLAAALRSI